In Candidatus Polarisedimenticolia bacterium, the sequence CTTCTTGACGACCATGTAGGGAATCTCGTCGACCCGCTCGTAGGTGGTGAAGCGGCGCGCGCAGGAGAGGCATTCGCGGCGCCGGCGCACCACGCGCCCCTCCTTCCCTTCGCGGGAGTCGACGACCTTGTCCTCGGGATGTCCGCAGAACGGA encodes:
- the nrdR gene encoding transcriptional regulator NrdR, whose translation is MKCPFCGHPEDKVVDSREGKEGRVVRRRRECLSCARRFTTYERVDEIPYMVVKKDGRREPFDRNKLLNGLVKACEKRPVPVSALEGVVDEIENML